From Ptychodera flava strain L36383 chromosome 2, AS_Pfla_20210202, whole genome shotgun sequence, the proteins below share one genomic window:
- the LOC139124127 gene encoding uncharacterized protein codes for MGKARVAPLKKITIPRLELTAATVAVRMNRMLEEELDIKNDKVYFWTDSTSVIKYCANETSRFHTFVANRINIIREGSDSKQWKYVDTKSNPADDASRGLTVDKFLQNKRWLRGPDFLWKRESEWPTQQDISRALCNKDPEVKREASVYSTVLVEQEFGVEKILLRYSSMMKLKKIVGWFLLAKKNLQDKCRKRKEGDEDTNADTSQKSCETTIPPVSLENLQRAEDAIMKYVQRKHFPDEMALLQRKKQVRRYSPLYKLDPILDKGIIRVGGRLERASVSPDSKHPIVLPKDSPVSTIILQETHKEVGHLGRNSMLAKLREKYWILRAPTAIRNLVTKCVICRKYRAKVCEQKMSDLPKDRITPEEPPFTRTGVDYFGPMEVKRGRVTEKRYGAIFTCMATRAVHLEVACSLDTDSCINAIRRFIARRGQVRSIRSDNGTNFVAADKELKESIKRWNQEKIAEMLHQQDIKWEFNPPAGSHF; via the coding sequence ATGGGAAAAGCAAGGGTTGCACCACTGAAGAAAATTACCATCCCACGCCTGGAGCTGACAGCAGCTACAGTGGCCGTGAGAATGAACAGAATGTTGGAGGAAGAACTCGACATTAAGAACGACAAGGTATACTTCTGGACAGACAGCACATCAGTGATTAAGTACTGCGCCAATGAAACATCCCGATTCCACACCTTCGTAGCCAACCGGATCAACATTATACGTGAAGGTTCGGATAGTAAACAGTGGAAGTACGTCGACACAAAATCCAACCCAGCAGACGACGCATCTAGGGGACTAACGGTAGACAAGTTCCTGCAAAACAAAAGATGGCTGCGCGGACCAGATTTCCTGTGGAAACGAGAAAGCGAATGGCCTACACAACAGGACATCTCAAGAGCGCTATGTAATAAAGACCCAGAAGTCAAGCGGGAAGCATCCGTGTACAGCACCGTACTAGTAGAGCAAGAGTTTGGGGTAGAGAAGATCTTACTACGCTACTCCAGCATGATGAAACTAAAGAAAATAGTCGGATGGTTCCTGTTAGCAAAGAAAAACCTTCAAGATAAATGCCGCAAAAGAAAGGAAGGCGATGAAGACACCAACGCAGATACTAGCCAGAAGAGTTGTGAAACAACAATCCCACCTGTTTCATTAGAGAATCTGCAAAGGGCAGAAGATGCAATCATGAAGTATGTGCAGCGAAAGCACTTTCCAGATGAAATGGCACTCCTTCAACGAAAGAAGCAAGTCAGGAGATACAGCCCATTATATAAGCTGGACCCAATTTTGGATAAAGGAATAATACGAGTTGGCGGACGCCTGGAACGTGCCTCAGTGTCACCAGACAGCAAGCACCCGATAGTGCTGCCTAAAGACTCACCAGTGTCAACAATCATACTCCAAGAAACCCACAAAGAAGTCGGACATCTTGGAAGGAACTCGATGCTGGCGAAGCTAAGAGAGAAATATTGGATTCTACGGGCGCCTACAGCAATCCGCAACCTCGTAACCAAATGTGTCATCTGTAGAAAATatagagcaaaagtttgtgaGCAGAAGATGTCAGACCTACCTAAGGACCGCATCACCCCCGAAGAGCCACCATTCACTCGCACAGGTGTAGATTACTTCGGACCAATGGAAGTCAAACGTGGCCGTGTCACAGAGAAGAGGTATGGAGCAATCTTCACATGTATGGCGACTCGTGCGGTACACTTAGAAGTAGCCTGCTCATTAGATACAGATTCGTGCATCAACGCCATCAGAAGATTTATAGCACGAAGAGGACAAGTTAGGTCCATCAGATCGGACAACGGGACTAACTTCGTCGCAGCCGACAAAGAGCTGAAGGAGAGTATCAAGAGATGGAACCAAGAGAAGATAGCTGAGATGCTCCACCAACAAGACATCAAATGGGAATTTAACCCCCCAGCAGGTTCCCACTTTTGA
- the LOC139124139 gene encoding uncharacterized protein: MADIEAMFHQVKVREEDSDCLRFYWWPDGNIESPPRVYKMMVHLFGAVSSPSCANTALHKMADDNSHLFNKEVVKTIKRDFYVDDCLKSVENAKKAIKLTQDLTAACKKGGFRLTKWVSNSREVLETIPKEERAKEIKDLKLEYDCLPVERALGTSWSVESDTIGFQINIESRPPTRRGILSIISSVYDPIGLAAPFILPARILLQDLCRRGIGWDAKIKEDDRKKGSG; encoded by the coding sequence ATGGCAGACATAGAGGCTATGTTCCACCAGGTAAAGGTTAGAGAAGAGGACAGTGACTGTCTACGCTTCTATTGGTGGCCAGATGGAAACATAGAAAGCCCTCCAAGAGTCTATAAAATGATGGTTCACCTGTTCGGTGCAGTATCATCCCCGAGCTGCGCGAACACAGCACTACACAAGATGGCCGACGACAACAGCCACCTATTCAACAAGgaagttgtcaaaacaataaaGAGAGACTTCTACGTAGATGATTGCCTCAAGTCGGTAGAAAATGCAAAGAAGGCAATCAAGTTGACACAAGATCTGACTGCTGCTTGCAAGAAGGGCGGTTTCCGTCTAACAAAGTGGGTGAGCAACAGCCGTGAAGTATTGGAGACTATACCAAAAGAAGAAAGAGCTAAGGAAATCAAAGACCTGAAGCTGGAATACGACTGCCTACCAGTAGAGCGTGCCCTAGGTACTTCATGGTCGGTCGAGTCAGACACCATAGGATTCCAGATCAACATTGAAAGCCGGCCTCCAACGAGAAGAGGCATACTATCAATTATCAGCTCAGTATACGATCCCATTGGACTTGCAGCTCCATTCATCCTACCTGCAAGAATACTACTTCAAGACTTGTGTCGTAGAGGTATTGGCTGGGATGCAAAGATCAAAGAAGACGATCGGAAGAAAGGAAGTGGCTAA